The Jiangella sp. DSM 45060 genome contains the following window.
AACGAGTCGTTCGCGACGTGGGCGTCGGTGCTGTCGCTGTCCGAGGCGACCCGGTGGACCGACGGCTGGACGACGTTCGCCGTCACCGAGAAGCTGTGGGCGCTGCGCCAGGACCAGCTGCCGTCAACCCACCCGATCTCCGCCGACATCCGCCACCTCGAGGACGTCGAGGTCAACTTCGACGGCATCACCTACGCCAAGGGCGCCAGCGTGCTGAAGCAGCTGGTCGCCTGGGTAGGCCGCGACGCGTTCCTCGAGGGCGTGCGGGCGTACTTCGCCGAGCACGCGTGGGGCAACACCTCGCTCGGCGACCTGTTCGCGCACCTCGAGCGCACCAGCGGCCGCGACCTGTCGGAGTGGAACGAGCAGTGGCTGCGCACGGCCGGCGTCAACACGCTGCGCCCCGTGGTCACCGTCGACAACGCCGGCGCGTACACGTCGGTGGCGATCGAGCAGACGGCCGCGACCGAGCACCCGGCCATCCGGTCGCACCGGGCCGCGATCGGGCTCTACGACTACGACGACGACGGCGTACTGGTGCGGCGGCGGCGCATCGAGCTGGACGTCGACGGCCCGCGCACCGAGGTCGCCGAGCTGCGCGGCGAGACCCAGCCCGACCTCCTGCTGGTCAACGACGACGACCTCACGTTCGCGAAGGTGCGCCTCGACGACCGCTCGCTGGCGACGGTGGTGCGCTCCATCGGGTCGCTCGACCCGCTGCCGCGGGCGCTGTGCTGGACGGCGGCGACGGACATGCTGCGCGACGCCGAGATGTCGGCCAGCTCGTTCGTCGAGCTGGTGCTCGGCGGCATCGAGCGCGAGACGTCGATGGGCGTGGTGCAGCACGTGCTCGCCTCCGCCCGGGCGGCCATCGAGCTGTACGCGTGGCCGGCCAACCGGACGCTGCTGTCGTCGCGGTGGGCGGCGGCCCTGCGGCAGTCGGCCGGGTCGGCCGAGGCCGGCAGCGACCGCCAGCTGGCCTTCACCCGCGCCTGGGTGTCGGCCGCGGCCAGCGACGAACACGTCACCGAGATCAGGGCGCTGCTCGACGGCGACGAAGAGTTGCTGCCGGGCCTGGTCGTCGACACCGACCTGCGGTGGACGCTGCTGCAGCGGCTGGTCGTGCTGGGTGTGGCCGGCGACGACGCCATCGACGCCGAGCTCGAGCGCGACAACACCGCCACCGGTCAGCGGCAGGCCGCGTACGCCCGTGCGGCGGTCCCGTCCTACGCCGCCAAGGCGGCCGCCTGGCAGGCCGTCGTCGAGTCCGACGAGCTGCCGAACGCGCTGCTGTCGGCGACTGTGCGCGGCTTCGCCCAGCCCGAGCAGCGCGAGCTGGTGCGCGCGTACGTCCAGCCGTACCTCGACGCCGTCCCGCGGGTGTGGGCGGAGCGGACCAACGAGAGCGCGCAGGCCATCGTCGTCGGGCTGTTCCCGCGGTTGCTGGCCGACGCCGCCACGGCCGCGACGGTGCGCGGCTGGCTCGAGACGGCCGAGCTGCCCGACGCCGCCCGGCGGCTCGTCGTCGAGGGCCTGGCCGACCTCGACCGCGCGCTGCGGGCCCAGGAGCGCGACAGCCAGGCAGGCTGACGGGTTCTGTGCGGGGTTTCATCTACGATGTAGATGACGGTTCCGAGATGGTGGGGGATCATTAACGTGCCACGAGTACCTGCCCGCGAGTCCGCCGGCGGCACCCAGAGCGTCGAGCGCGCGCTCTCGCTGCTGTCCGCGTTCACCGAGGAGCACCCCGAGCGGCGCATCTCCGAGCTGGTGGCCGCCACCGGGCTGGGCCAGTCGACGGTGTCGCGGCTGGTCGGCGCGCTGGTCAACCTGGGGTACCTGACGCACCACGGGCGCAGCGGGCTGTACGGCGTCGGGCCGCGGGTCATCACGCTGGCCGGCATCGGGCTGAACCAGTCGCCGGTGCACCAGCAGTCGCGCCAGCTCGCACAGAACCTCGCCGCCACGCTGGGCCTCGGCGTCAACGTCGCCGAGCGCCACGGCGCCAGCCTGTTCTACCTCTGCCACTTCGAGGGTGCCAACGCGCCGCGGCCGTCCACCCTGATCGGCCGCGGCGGCCCGCTGCACGCCACCGCCATGGGGAAGGCGCTGACCAGCGAGCTCCCGCCCGACGAGCTGCGCGAGCTGATCGGCTCCGAGTACGCCCGCTACACCCCGCACACCATCTCGTCCTACGACGAGCTGGCCGCGGCGCTGCAGGAGGTCCGCTCCCGCGGCTACGCCACCGAGTTGGAAGAGCTGGCGTTCGGACGGGCGTGCGTGGCGGCGCCGATCCGCGACCGGTCCGGGCAGGTCATCGCGGCGCTGTCGGTGTCGGGCCCGCTGTCGGCGATGAACCTGCCGGCCCGGCAGGACGAGCTGGCGATGATCGCCATCGAGCACGCCGACCAGATCTCGTCCAACCTCGGCTACCACGCCACGGTGACCGCACTCCCCGGCTGACGGCGGCCGGTTCGCGCCCCGGGATCCGGCGTTCGTCGGCCACTCCTGTGATCATCAAGGATCGACCACGTCGGAGTGGGGTCGATCCTTGATGATCATGGGAGGGAGGCGCGGACCGCGGGCATGACCTCCTCGGCGAACGTGCGCAGCTGGCCGGGCGGGCCGCCGAACACCAGGACGTCGGCGCGGTGCTCGGTGGCCAGCACGTTCAGCTCGTCGATCCACTGCGACACCGGGCCGGCGAGGTAGCCCTCAGTGACACCGTCGGTGATGGCGCCGCCCACGTTGAAGACGCGGCGGACGGCGGAGGGGTCGCGGCCGGCGGCCACGGCGGCGGCGTCGACCCGTTCGTTCAGCTCGGGCAGCCGGCGCAGCACGTCGGCGTTGATCGAGGGGACCCAGCCGTCGGCCAGGCGGCCGGTCAGGGCCAGCGCCCGCGGGCCGTACGCCCCGACCCAGATGCCGATGTCGTGCGCCGGCAGCGGCCCGGAGTGCACGCCGCGCAGGTGGTAGTGGTCGCCCTCGAACCGCAACCCGCGCTCGCCGCTCCACAGCAGCCGGATCACCTCGATGGCCTCGCCGAGCGCCGCCAGCGCCTCCCCCGGCGTCCGCCGCACGCCCCCGTAGCCCTCGATGGCGTCCCAGAACGCCCCGGCGCCCAGCCCCAGCTCGAACCGTCCGCCGGACAGCACGTCCAGCGACGCCGCCGTCTTGGCCAGCACGCCGGGCGGGCGCAGCGGCAGGCAGGCGACGTCGGGGAAGACGCGCAGGGTGGACGTCGCGGTGAGGACGGCGCTGGACAACGCGATGGTGTCGGCGAAGCGGCGTTGGTACGGGTGGTCCTGGATGCCGGCGTACTCGAACCCGAGGGTCTCGGCCAGTTGCGCGGTGGCGACCAGCGGCTGGGACGCGTCGGGCACCAGGAAATGGCCGAAGCTCACCATGTGGGCGGCCTCCGATCGCGCCACGGACGGGCCGCCTCCAGCTGCGCGGCCAGCGACAACAGCGTCTCCTCCGCTCCGTGGCGGCCGCCGAGCATGACGCCGACCGGCAGCGTGACGCCGTCGGCCTCGGTCGTCTCGAGCGGGAGGCTGACGGCCGGCCAGCCGGTGAGGTTCCAGACGCTGGTCCACGGCGTGAACGCCATCTGCGCGGCGAAGTCGGCGGCGGGGTCGGCGTCGTCGCGCTGCGAGCCGACCGGCGCCGGGAGCCGCGCCAGGGTGGGGCTCAGGATGACGTCGTAGGCCGCCCAGGTGGCCGCGGTCTCGCGCGTCGTCGTCTGGATCAGCCCGAGCGCCGACGCGTAGTCGATGCCGCTGACCGACCGGCCCTGCTCGCGCAGCCAGCGGGTCAGCGGCAGCAGCAGGTGCTCGTGCTCGGGCGGCACCGGCGCGCTCAGCGCCAGCACCGACCAGATGGCCGCGAAGGAGTCCCAGCGCTCGGCCGTGAACGGCACCGGCGCCGGCTCGACCTGGTGGCCGAGGTCCTCCAGCAGCCGCGCGGTGCGGACGACGGCGGCAAGGCAGGCGTCGTCGACGGGTGCGTCGTCGACGATGACCGGCGTGGTCAGCAGGCCGATGCGCACCTGCCCGGGCTCGCGCTCGCAGGCGTCGAGGAAGGTGGTGTGCGGCGGCGCGAGCGCGAAGAGGTCGCCCGGCCACTGGTGCGACAGCACGTCGAGCAGCGCCGCGGTGTCGCGGACGTCGCGGGTGAGCACGCCGTTCGACGCCAGGCCGGCGCCCTCGGGGCGGTACGGGCCGGGGCTGACGCGGCCGCGGGTGGGCTTGAGGCCGACCAGTCCGCAGGCGCTGGCCGGGATGCGGATGGAGCCGCCGCCGTCGCTGCCGTGGGCGATGGGCGCGATGCCGGCCGCGACCGCCGCCGCCGACCCGCCGCTGGACCCGCCGGCCGACCGCGTGGTGTCCCAGGGCGTGCGGGCCGGCGGCGCGATGTCGGGCTCGGTGTACGGCGGCAGGCCGAACTCGGGGGTGTTCGTCTTGCCGAGCATCAGCGTGCCGGCCTGGCGCAGCAGCGTGACGACGCCGTCGTCGGCGGGCGCCACGAAGTCGCCGAGGGCGGCGCTGCCGGAACGGAACGGCACGCCGGCCACCATCGCGAGGTCCTTGACGGGGCACGGCACGCCCAGGAACGGCGGCAGCTCGTCGCCGGAGCGGGACTCCCGGAGCAGGATCTCGGCCTCGGCGGCCTGCTCGCGGGCGAGGTCGGGGGTCAGGGTGACGAAGGCGCCGAGGGACGGGTCGAGCCGTTCGGCCCGTTCGAGCGCGTGATCGGCCACCTCGGACGGCGACACCTCGCGCTTGCGAACCGCTGTGGCCAGCTCCAACCCGGTCAGCTCATGGATCTCGCTCACGTCTTCGACCCTACGGTGCCCGGCCGTCCAGCGCTCACGATCTTGCCTGACGTTGTCACAGCCAGCGGTTATGGTGACTTTCACAACCAGCAACGGAACCAGTTCATCGGAGGCGGCGATGAGCGACGACGGCCGGACGTCCGGCGTGCGGCCCAGCGGGCCACCGGGCGGCTTCGACGACCCCGATCCCCCGGCGGCCACCGGACTGCGGCAGCGCTGGTCCGGGCCGTCCGCCGCCACCACGCCGCGGCCGCTGCGGCACCGTCGCCGGGCCGACCTCTCCACGCTGGCCTCGCTGGTGCTGGCGCTGCCGTGGTTCGTGTTCAGCCTCACCGTCGTCGGCATGGCCGGGCTGGGCATCGGCGCGCTGGTGGGCAACACCACCGTGGTGCCGATTCTCTGCATGGTGCTGTGGCTGGCCAGCGGCGTGCTGATCTTCTACCGGCCGGTCGAGGTCGCGGTCGCCCGGTTCTTCCTGCGCGCCCGCCGGCCCACGCCCAGCGAGCGCGAGCGGCTGGAGCACGCCTGGATCGAGGTCACCCAGTCCGCCGGGCGCGACGGTGGCAGGTACCAGCTGTTCATCGAGGACAGCGACGCGCTCAACGCCTACGCGGCGTCCGGGCACATCGTCACCGTCACCCGCAAGACGCTCGAGGCCATGCCGCACCACCACCTGGCCGCGGTGCTGGCGCACGAGCTGGGCCACCACCTCGGCGGGCACCCGTGGAGCAACCTGCTGGCCTACTGGTACTCCGTGCCGGCGCGGCTGCTCACCCGGGCGCTGCGGCTCGTGCTGCGACTGGTGGTCGCGCTGTTCTCCATGCTGTTCGCGGTGGTCGCCCGCATGCCGGGGCTGGCGTCGTTCGTCGCCAAGGTCATCACGTGGTCGCTGCTGCTGTTCGTGCTGTTCTTCGTGACGGTGCTCATGCTCACGGCGGTGCGCTCCGGGCAGGTGTGGGCGCCGCCGACGGTCGCGCTGATCGTGCTGACGCCGCTGATCCTGCCCTGGCTGGCGCGGCGCAGCGAGTACCGCGCCGACCGCATCGCCGCCAACCTCGGCTACGGGCACGCGCTGGTCGAGGTGTTCGAGGACTGGCTGCGTCAGGGCATGGACGACGACCGCCGCACCTTCGTGCTGCGGGCCCGGCTGTTCAGCACCCACCCGGCGCTGGCCGCGCGCATCAAGCGGCTCGACGCCTACCTGCGGAAGAACGCTTAGGGGAGCCATGCCGATCCGACGACGCCGCCGCGGCGACACCCCGTGGGACGTGCTGCGCGACGCCCATCCCGACGCCGCCGTGGCCATGGACCGGCTGGTCCAGGACGGCCGGCTGTCCGACGTCGACACCGCCCGCATCGCCGGCGCGCTCGACGCCCGGTCCGGCGACGCCACCGCGCTGGCGCAGCTGGCCGACGAGATCGTCCGGTACGGCCCGGCCGCGCTGGCGCACCCGTCGGCGCTGCACGACCTCCCGGTGCCGCGGCTGGCCAAGCACAACCTCGCGCTCGGGCAGGTCCGGCTCGGCCGCACCGTCCAGGACCCCCACGCCGACACCGTCATCGCCCAGGACTTCGGCGTCGACCACGACGTGTTGCGCACGTCGCTGCTGGTCATCGGGCCGCCCGGGTCGGGCAAGACGCGCGGGTTCGCGCTGCCCATCGTCGAGCACCTGTCGCTGTCGGCGCTGGCCGGGCAGTCCAGCGTGGTCGTCGTCGACCCCAAGGGCGACGACTTCGCGCACCAGGGCTGGTTCGACGTCACCATCGACCCCCTCAACCCCACCACCGGGTTCGACCTCTACGGCGGCACCCAGCACCCCGACACCGCGGCCGACCGGCTGGCCAGCGCCATGCTACCGCCGTACGTCACCGACGACATGGCCTACTTCATGGACGGCTCGCGCAACGCGCTGTACGCGTGCCTGGCGCCGTTCCACCTGGCGTTCGGGCGGTGGCCGAAGATCCGCGAGATGCTGGCGCTGCTGCGCTCCGAGCAGGGCATGACCGACCAGGTGAAGGCGAACCTGCGCGGGTCCGAGGGCAAGGAGGCCAAGGCGCTGCTCGACAGCCGCCGCGACCAGCAGGCCCGCAACGCCGACCCCGCCGCGTCGCTGGTCGAACGGTTCCAGCTGCTGGCCCGGCCGCGGCTGATGGAGTTGTTCGACCGCGAGAAGACCTTCCGCATGCACGACATCAACAAGCCGACGCGGGTGCGGGTGTCGCTGCCCGAGGCCGAGTTCCCCGACGCCACCCGCATCCTGGCCCGGCTGGTGGTGTCGCAGTTCGTGCAGGTCACGTCCGCTCCCGACACCAACCGCGGCATCTTCAAGGCGCTCGCCATCGACGAAGCCGGCCGCTTCGTCGACGACTACGTCGCCCGCGGTGTGCAGAAGCTGCGCTCCAACAACGCCGGGCTCATCCTGCTGGCACAGACCATCAGCGACTTCCCGGTGCAGGTGCGGGCCACGGTGTTCGGGTCGGTCGGCTGCAAGGCGGTGTTCGGCGGCATCGACCCCGTCGACGCCAAGGTGTTCTCCGACTGGTTCGGCGACCACTGGGTGTCCGAGGTCAGCTACAGCCAGGGCGAGGCGACCGGCCTGGCCCGCACCAGCGGCAGCTCCCGCGACAGCCGCGGCGGCTGGAACCGTTCCGACGGCGAGACCCGCAACTGGGGCGTCACCAAGGGCACCAACCTGCGCCGGGTCGAGCGGCCCCGGTGGACGGTCTCCGACATCGTCACCCGCATCCCGGCCGGCCACTGCGTCGTCGCGCTGTCCCGCTCCGACGGCACCCGCACCGGGCCCACGCTGATCAACCTGCGCGCCTGAGCACGGGGCGGCCCTCACGCCGCGAGACGGCGCACGGCGTCCTCGTCGACGGTGATACCCAGGCCCGGTCCCGGCGGGACCTCGATCGCCGAGGCCGACGGCGTGAGCGCGTCGGGCGCCACCACGGCCAGCGGGTTGGCGCCGATCCAGTACTCCATGATCGCGAAGTTGGGCATGGCCGCCGCGCACTGCACGCTGGCCGCCACGTGGATGGGCGAGCCGATGCTCACGTGCGGCGTCGCCTGGGCGCCGAACGCGTCGGCCAGGGCGGCGATGCGCATGGTCTCGGTGACGCCGCCGGCCCGGCACACGTCCGGCTGCAGCACGTGCAGGCCGCCGGCGCGCAGGAACGCCAGTGCCCGGTGCCGAGTCGCCAGGCTGTCCAGCGCGAGCGGCACGTCCAGCGCCGCAGCCAGGCGCCCGTAGCCGGCGATGTCCTCCGGCGGCAGCGGCATCTCGAAGAAGCCGGCACCCAGCTCCTGCAGCGCCCGGCCCACCCGCAGCGCCTGCGGCAGCTCGTACTGCCCCGCCGCGTCGGCGAACACGGCGGCGGACGGCCCGAACACCGAGCGCACGGTCCGCACCGAGGCGACGTCATCATCCGGGGTCCCGCCGATCGCCACCTTCACCGCCCGGTAGCCCTGGTCGCGCAGCCGCTCGGCCTCGGCCCGGACGGCGTCCTGGCCGGCGGCGTCGGACGACCCGGCCGGCACCCCCGACGCGTACACCGGGACGGTGTCGCGGAACCGGCCGCCGAGCAGCGCCCAGAGCGGCTGGCCGAGCGTCCGCGCCCAGGCGTCCCACAGCGCGATGTCGACGCCGGCCAGCGCCTCGAGCCAGAACCCGGAGTCGTGGCCGCGCACCCGCATGCCGGCGTACATCCGCTCCCAGGTGGCGGCGAGCTCGTCCAGCCGGCTGCCGAGGACGAGCGGCGTGAGCAGGTCGTCGACGATCGCCGCCGTGGCCCGGCCGCCGACCGGCGCCTTCGCCTCGCCCCAGCCGGTCGCGCCGTCGGACGTCGTGACCTTCACCAGGACGGTGTCGATGGTCTCGCTGTAGACATAGCGTCGCCGCGCCGGCGGCGGGTACTCCACCAGCGGGCGGCCGTGGCCGGCGCTCCACGCGCGGGCGCCCCAGTAGACCTCGTCGGGCGCCGCCCGCAGCACGAACGTCTCGACGGTCTGGACCTTCATCGGCTCGGCTCCTCCTCGATGCGGTCCAGCAGGGCGTGCAGGACCGGCGCCTGGCCCCAGGGGTACACCCCGGTGGCCCGGCTGACGTAGTTCTGGCGGTCCCCGACCGGCGTCGCCTCGGACACGACCAGCGTGCCGTCGTCGAGCATCGCGAGGCTGGCGTCGAAGGCGCGGTCGGCCACCGCCGCGTACCCGGCGTCGACCAGCCCGTGCCGTACGGCCCGGCGTAGCCCCCAGGCGAGGTAGGCCGCGACGCTGTGCTCGACGGGCGACGCGGGGTCGTCGACGACGGTGTGCCAGCGGCCGTCGTCCTCGTGCTCGGCCAGCGCCTCGACCAGGCGGGCCAGGCGAGCGACCAGGGCGTCGTCCGGCGCGGCGCGCACCGTGTCGACCAGCCCGAACAGCGCCCACGCCTGGCCGCGGCCCCAGGCCACGCCGTTGCCCCGCCGGGCGGCGACGTCGTACCCGTGGTGGAACAGGCCGTCGTCGCGCTGCAGCACGGCCGCGTAGGCGGCCGCGTACTCCACCGCCTCCGGCAACCGGCCCAGCGCCGCCAGCCCCGGCCCGTCGGTGTGCATGCAGTCCACCCAGATGGTCGACGACCACGGCTCGAGGTCCGGCCGGTGCACCCGCGGCCCGTCCGGCCAGGCCTCGGGCGCGTCGAGAACGGCCGCCGCCCACCGTTCGCAGGCGGCGTCGACGGCCGTCAGCGGGCGCGCCTCGCGCAGTGCCAGCAGCGCCGGGACGGGGATCAGGTGGTCGGTGGGCGCCGGCGGGCCGTCCAGGGCCGGGCCGACGAGGGCCGCCACCCGGTCGGCGTACACGGGGTCGTCGAGCGCCGCCGACGCGCGGACCAGCCCGGACAGCGTCCCGTCGATCCCGAACCCCCAGATCGTGACCGGGCAGGCCGCCGTACGGTCCGCGACGGCGCGCACCAGGGGCGTCGGCACACCCATCAGATGAGCGCCTGGACGGCCTGGCCGGCCGCCCGCATGGCGTCGGCCGGTGAGCTGTCGCCGACCAGCACGCCCTGCACCTGCTCGGCGACCACGGTCTCCATCTGCGCGTACTGCGGGAAGCGCCAGAACGGGCTGGCCGTGGCGTGCGGGGTGATGCGCTCGTTGAACGCGGCGGTCAGCGCGTGGGCGGTCACCTCCGGGGCGTCGATCGCCGCGACCAGCGCCGGCGGAGCCAGGATGTCCTCGAAGTACTGCACGACCGTCTCCTCGTCCGACGTCACCCAGCGGGCGTAGTCAGTGGCGGTGCCGGCCCCGTCGCCGTCCACGACGACGATCACGTGTCCCCACAGCAGCGCCCGAGGCGTGTCACCGGCGGCCAGGACCGGCCGGGCGATCCCGTCGAGCTTGGCCGCCAGCTCCGGGTCCGGCGAGTCGGCGATCGTGGCCGCGGTGCCCTTGACGGCGTCGTCGTAGATCCCGACCTTGCCCTGGCCGAACAGCGCCCGGGCGTCGAACCGGTCGACGTCGGGCGCGATGATCCCGGCGTCGTAGAGCCGCTTGTACCAGGCGACCGCCTCGACGCTGGGCTCGTCGCCGATGCTCACGGTGTCGCCGTCGATGAGCGGGCTGCCGAAGGTCTCCATCCAGGTCAGGATGTCCTTCATCTGGGCCGGCTTGGTCATGGCGGCGTAGGGGACGATGCCGTCGCCGAGTGCCTTCAGCTCGGTCAGCACGGCCTCGAAGTCCTCGATCGTCTCCGGCGCCGAGGTGGCGCCGATCCGGCCGAGCAACTCGGTGTTCGTGACCATGCCGATGGCGCCGATGGTCCAGGGGACGCCCCACTGGGTGCCGTCGATCTGCCCGGCCCGGACGGCGGCGTCGGTGTAGCCGCTGCCGGACACGACGGCGCCGAGGTCGCGCAGCGCGCCGAGCGGGGCGACCACGCCGAGCCAGGCGACGTCGAGTTGCGCGGCGCCGCTGAACTGCCCGCCGCGGATCTGGAGCACCAGCTGGTTGAGGTACTCGTTGAACGGGTAGGTCACTCCCTTGATCGCGATGTCGTGCTCGGCCGCGTAGGCGTCCAGCTGGGCCTGCACGACGGGCGCGGCCGCCTCCTCCGACAGCGACCACGAGGCGAAACTGAAGTCGGTGGGGTCGGCGGCGTCCTCGGACGCGCCGCCCGTGGCCGGGCTGTCCGCGCCCGGGGCGGACGGCGCGCAGCCGCCCAGCGCCACCGCTCCGGCGCCCAGGCCGGCCAGCCGGAGCAACCCGCGACGGGTGTAGGTGCTGGTCATCGGTACCTCCGTGAAGGGAACATCAGGATCCGGCCGCGGGGACGAACTGGACGGCGGACGCTCGGGTGTAGCCGGCCGACACCGCGGACAGGACGACCGACGAGCCGGTCCCGGCCGCGAACTCCCACGTCCCGAGCGGCAGCCACGCACCGCCCTGCGCCTTCTGGTCGACGGTGACCTCCGCGGTCCCGCCGGCGTGCGTGACCGTGAACAGGGCGTCGGTGGTCGTGTTGGCGTCGGCCGGGAACCAGGCCCGCACCTCGTAGCGCCCCGCCTCGGGCAGGCCGGGGGTCCACGTCGCGGTGTCGCCGCGGGTGTTGCTGTAGAGCGACCCGGCGCCGTCGGGACCGGGCAGCGAGCTGGCCGACCAGGCACCCGCCGCGGCGAACGGGACCGTGCCGTCGGGTCGTGGCTCGGTGTCGCCGACGGTGACCGTGACGGTGCAGTTCTCCGGCTCGTCGACCACCACCG
Protein-coding sequences here:
- a CDS encoding type IV secretory system conjugative DNA transfer family protein; this translates as MPIRRRRRGDTPWDVLRDAHPDAAVAMDRLVQDGRLSDVDTARIAGALDARSGDATALAQLADEIVRYGPAALAHPSALHDLPVPRLAKHNLALGQVRLGRTVQDPHADTVIAQDFGVDHDVLRTSLLVIGPPGSGKTRGFALPIVEHLSLSALAGQSSVVVVDPKGDDFAHQGWFDVTIDPLNPTTGFDLYGGTQHPDTAADRLASAMLPPYVTDDMAYFMDGSRNALYACLAPFHLAFGRWPKIREMLALLRSEQGMTDQVKANLRGSEGKEAKALLDSRRDQQARNADPAASLVERFQLLARPRLMELFDREKTFRMHDINKPTRVRVSLPEAEFPDATRILARLVVSQFVQVTSAPDTNRGIFKALAIDEAGRFVDDYVARGVQKLRSNNAGLILLAQTISDFPVQVRATVFGSVGCKAVFGGIDPVDAKVFSDWFGDHWVSEVSYSQGEATGLARTSGSSRDSRGGWNRSDGETRNWGVTKGTNLRRVERPRWTVSDIVTRIPAGHCVVALSRSDGTRTGPTLINLRA
- a CDS encoding mandelate racemase/muconate lactonizing enzyme family protein is translated as MKVQTVETFVLRAAPDEVYWGARAWSAGHGRPLVEYPPPARRRYVYSETIDTVLVKVTTSDGATGWGEAKAPVGGRATAAIVDDLLTPLVLGSRLDELAATWERMYAGMRVRGHDSGFWLEALAGVDIALWDAWARTLGQPLWALLGGRFRDTVPVYASGVPAGSSDAAGQDAVRAEAERLRDQGYRAVKVAIGGTPDDDVASVRTVRSVFGPSAAVFADAAGQYELPQALRVGRALQELGAGFFEMPLPPEDIAGYGRLAAALDVPLALDSLATRHRALAFLRAGGLHVLQPDVCRAGGVTETMRIAALADAFGAQATPHVSIGSPIHVAASVQCAAAMPNFAIMEYWIGANPLAVVAPDALTPSASAIEVPPGPGLGITVDEDAVRRLAA
- a CDS encoding M48 family metalloprotease, encoding MSDDGRTSGVRPSGPPGGFDDPDPPAATGLRQRWSGPSAATTPRPLRHRRRADLSTLASLVLALPWFVFSLTVVGMAGLGIGALVGNTTVVPILCMVLWLASGVLIFYRPVEVAVARFFLRARRPTPSERERLEHAWIEVTQSAGRDGGRYQLFIEDSDALNAYAASGHIVTVTRKTLEAMPHHHLAAVLAHELGHHLGGHPWSNLLAYWYSVPARLLTRALRLVLRLVVALFSMLFAVVARMPGLASFVAKVITWSLLLFVLFFVTVLMLTAVRSGQVWAPPTVALIVLTPLILPWLARRSEYRADRIAANLGYGHALVEVFEDWLRQGMDDDRRTFVLRARLFSTHPALAARIKRLDAYLRKNA
- a CDS encoding IclR family transcriptional regulator; this translates as MPRVPARESAGGTQSVERALSLLSAFTEEHPERRISELVAATGLGQSTVSRLVGALVNLGYLTHHGRSGLYGVGPRVITLAGIGLNQSPVHQQSRQLAQNLAATLGLGVNVAERHGASLFYLCHFEGANAPRPSTLIGRGGPLHATAMGKALTSELPPDELRELIGSEYARYTPHTISSYDELAAALQEVRSRGYATELEELAFGRACVAAPIRDRSGQVIAALSVSGPLSAMNLPARQDELAMIAIEHADQISSNLGYHATVTALPG
- a CDS encoding amidase; translated protein: MSEIHELTGLELATAVRKREVSPSEVADHALERAERLDPSLGAFVTLTPDLAREQAAEAEILLRESRSGDELPPFLGVPCPVKDLAMVAGVPFRSGSAALGDFVAPADDGVVTLLRQAGTLMLGKTNTPEFGLPPYTEPDIAPPARTPWDTTRSAGGSSGGSAAAVAAGIAPIAHGSDGGGSIRIPASACGLVGLKPTRGRVSPGPYRPEGAGLASNGVLTRDVRDTAALLDVLSHQWPGDLFALAPPHTTFLDACEREPGQVRIGLLTTPVIVDDAPVDDACLAAVVRTARLLEDLGHQVEPAPVPFTAERWDSFAAIWSVLALSAPVPPEHEHLLLPLTRWLREQGRSVSGIDYASALGLIQTTTRETAATWAAYDVILSPTLARLPAPVGSQRDDADPAADFAAQMAFTPWTSVWNLTGWPAVSLPLETTEADGVTLPVGVMLGGRHGAEETLLSLAAQLEAARPWRDRRPPTW
- the pepN gene encoding aminopeptidase N produces the protein MSGTNLTRDEARDRASVVDPASVRYTVELDLTRGETTFGSTTTATFAATEGAETWLDLIAPTVHEVVLNGTALDPADVYDGARVRLTGLTSENEVKVVADAAYMHTGEGLHRFVDPVDDEVYLYSQFEVADARRVYACFEQPDLKAEVTFLVDAPSGWQVVSNSPGKAGKASHGKKRWTFEPTPRLSTYVTAIVAGPYHVERSEHVGKEKTIPLALYCRKSLAEHLDADELFDVTSRGFAFFEDVFGLAYPFAKYDQLFVPEFNAGAMENAGAVTHHEDYVFRSRVTDAAYERRAETILHEMAHMWFGDLVTMRWWDDLWLNESFATWASVLSLSEATRWTDGWTTFAVTEKLWALRQDQLPSTHPISADIRHLEDVEVNFDGITYAKGASVLKQLVAWVGRDAFLEGVRAYFAEHAWGNTSLGDLFAHLERTSGRDLSEWNEQWLRTAGVNTLRPVVTVDNAGAYTSVAIEQTAATEHPAIRSHRAAIGLYDYDDDGVLVRRRRIELDVDGPRTEVAELRGETQPDLLLVNDDDLTFAKVRLDDRSLATVVRSIGSLDPLPRALCWTAATDMLRDAEMSASSFVELVLGGIERETSMGVVQHVLASARAAIELYAWPANRTLLSSRWAAALRQSAGSAEAGSDRQLAFTRAWVSAAASDEHVTEIRALLDGDEELLPGLVVDTDLRWTLLQRLVVLGVAGDDAIDAELERDNTATGQRQAAYARAAVPSYAAKAAAWQAVVESDELPNALLSATVRGFAQPEQRELVRAYVQPYLDAVPRVWAERTNESAQAIVVGLFPRLLADAATAATVRGWLETAELPDAARRLVVEGLADLDRALRAQERDSQAG
- a CDS encoding glycoside hydrolase family 88 protein, yielding MPTPLVRAVADRTAACPVTIWGFGIDGTLSGLVRASAALDDPVYADRVAALVGPALDGPPAPTDHLIPVPALLALREARPLTAVDAACERWAAAVLDAPEAWPDGPRVHRPDLEPWSSTIWVDCMHTDGPGLAALGRLPEAVEYAAAYAAVLQRDDGLFHHGYDVAARRGNGVAWGRGQAWALFGLVDTVRAAPDDALVARLARLVEALAEHEDDGRWHTVVDDPASPVEHSVAAYLAWGLRRAVRHGLVDAGYAAVADRAFDASLAMLDDGTLVVSEATPVGDRQNYVSRATGVYPWGQAPVLHALLDRIEEEPSR
- a CDS encoding LLM class flavin-dependent oxidoreductase, whose protein sequence is MVSFGHFLVPDASQPLVATAQLAETLGFEYAGIQDHPYQRRFADTIALSSAVLTATSTLRVFPDVACLPLRPPGVLAKTAASLDVLSGGRFELGLGAGAFWDAIEGYGGVRRTPGEALAALGEAIEVIRLLWSGERGLRFEGDHYHLRGVHSGPLPAHDIGIWVGAYGPRALALTGRLADGWVPSINADVLRRLPELNERVDAAAVAAGRDPSAVRRVFNVGGAITDGVTEGYLAGPVSQWIDELNVLATEHRADVLVFGGPPGQLRTFAEEVMPAVRASLP